Within the Anaerolineae bacterium genome, the region AACCCGGGCAACTCCGGCGGACCACTGCTGGATGCGCGCGGCCGGCTGATCGGCGTGAACACCGCCATCGTCTCGCCCAGCGGGGCCTCGGCCGGCGTGGGGTTTGCCATTCCGGTGGACACCGTGCGGCGCGTCGTGCCGGTGCTGATCGAGAAGGGCTATTATCCCCATCCCTGGATAGGGATTCTGGGATATTCCATCACGCCGGCGCTGGCGCGGCGCCTGGACCTACCGGTAGAGCAGGGTATCCTCGTAGCGCGGGTGTACAGCAACAGTCCGGCGGCACGCGCCGGCATCCGCGGCGCCACGCGTCAGGTGGTCATCGGCAACCAGGTGGTGCTGGCCGGCGGGGACATCCTCACCGCCATCAACGGCCATCCCATCCGGGACTGGGACAGCCTGGACGCCTATCTGGAAGAGAACACGGTGGTAGGCGATGTGGTGACGGTGACCCTCCTGCGCGACGGCAGGGAGCGCACCGTGCAGGTGGAGCTGGCCGAGGAGCCGCGCTCATAAGGGCAGTTCTAACAAAACTCTAATACTTCTCTAATGCCATTCTAACGCCGGCCTGATAATATAGGAATCGCCAAGTTCGATGACACACCTTACACCAATCCCGAAGCTGGAGTAAGGAAAGGAGGTGAGGCGTATGTCGCTGATGCGGTGGCAGCCCTTTGAGGAGCTGATGTCCCTGCGCGAGGCGATGGATCGTCTGTTCGAGGAGAGCATCGTCTGGCCGCGGAGCCTGCTTGCGCCGGCAGCCCAGACCTTCGCCGTGGATATCTATGAGACCAAGGACGATGTGGTGGTGAAAGCCAGCCTGCCCGGCGTCAAGCCCGAGGACATCGAGGTCTCCGTGGTCGGCGACACCCTGACCATCAAGGGCGAGGTGAAGGAAGAGAAGGACATCAAAGAGGAGAATTACATCCGCAAGGAGCGCCGCTATGGGTCCTTCTGCCGGTCCTTCACTCTGCCCGTGTCGGTGGATGCCGACAAGGCGACGGCGGAGTTTGAGAACGGCGTGCTGACCCTGACGCTCCCCAAGGCGGAAGAGGTCAAGCCCAAGACCATCGCCATCAAGGCCAAGAAATAATGTGCACCGCGTGGGGGCGAGGCCATCGGGACATCAACGCCGCACGCCTCGCCCCCATTCCGTCTCCAGGCTATAGGCCACAGACCACGGACAATAGACCATAGACCACGGACGATAGGACGCAGGGAGATGGGCTATCGTCCATGGTCTGCGGTCTATATCCCAGAAAAGGAGGTGATGCGCGATGTCGCTGGATCGTTGGGAGCCATTCCGGGAGTTTATGACTCTGCGGGAAGCGATGGATCGGTTGTTTGAGGAGAGCCTGGTGAATTGGCGCCGGCTGGGCGTGGGCGCCGGCGAGCGCACCATGCGTCTGCCCATTGACGCCTACGCCACCGATAACGAGATCGTCATCATGGCGCCGGTGCCGGGCGTCAAGCCGGAGGATGTGGAAATCACGCTGGAAGGCGATACGCTGACCATCAAGGGCGAGATCAAACCGCCCCTGGAGAATGTGGACTATATCTTCCAGGAGCGCGCCTACGGCCCCTTCAGCCGCACCCTGACGCTGAATGTGCCCGTGGATGCGGAGAAGGCCGAGGCGACCTTCGAGAACGGCATCCTCACCCTGACCATCCCGAAGGCGGAAAGCGTCAAACCCAAGACCATCAAGGTCAAGTCCAAGTAAGCCGGCGATGCCTCCCGCAGGGACTCCTGCGGGAGGTTTTTTGTCCCGCGCCGGCCGATGTCTTGCGCCAGCACTCTGCCTCGTGTATACTATCATCAGCCCGCGGAGCAAACACGGGCATATTCCCCCACATCAGAGGGCGGAAGGCGCATGAAGCGGATAGGTTGGCGTCTTGCAATAAGCATCGTGCTGCTGAGCATCCTGCTGGCCGGCATGCCGGCCGCCGGCTTTGCCCAACCCGCCTCTCGCGCACCCTCCGCTGACACCGCCGTGGACACCATCATCGCCGGCATGACCGTCGAGGAACGGGTCGGCCAGCTTTTCCTGGTCACCTTTATGGGGAACCAGGCGCCGCCCGATTCGGACATCGCGGAGCTGATCCAGAGCTACCGGGTGGGCGGCGTGGTCCTGCTGGCCAGCAACGGCAATATCGTCAACCGCGGCGACACCCCCCGCCAGACCGCGGAGCTGGTCAACCAGCTCCAGCAGTTGGCCCTGACCGCCCCGCCGCTGGAAAGCAAGTACCCGGCTGTCCCGCCGGCCGGCGTCGTTACCCCTACCCAGACCATTACCCCTACCGGCAGTACCCATATCCCGCTCTTTATCGCCGTGGACCATGAGGGGGATGGATACCCCTATACGCGCCTGCGCAACGGCTTTACCCCGGTGCCGAGCAATATGGCGGTGGGAGCAACCTGGTCGCCGGCGCTGGCCGAGGCCATCGGGCAAGTCGTCGGGGCGGAACTGCGCGCCGTGGGCATCAATATGCTCCTCGGCCCTTCCCTCGACGTGCTGGACACTCCCCGCCCGGGCGGTCGCGGCGACATGGGCATCCGCACCTTTGGCGGCGACCCCTACTGGGTGGGCGCGCTGGGCGAGGCCTACATCCGCGGTGTGCATCTGGGGAGCGCCGGCGGCATCGTGACCGTGGCCAAGCACTTCCCGGGCAATGGGGGAAGCGACCGCCGGCCGGATGAGGAGATTTCCACCGTCAACAAGTCGCTCAAAGAGCTGTACCGCATCGAGCTGGCCCCCTTCTTCGCCGTCACGAAAGAACCGAAGCTGGGCAGTCCCTCGGTGACCGACGCGCTGATGACCTCGCATATCCGCTACCGCGGTTTCCAGGGCAACATCCGCCAGCTCACGCGGCCGATTTCCTTCGATGCGCAGAACCTGCCGGCGCTGATGCAGTTGCCGGAGTTCGCGCCCTGGCGGGAAGCCGGCGGACTGCTGGTCAGCGACGCCCTGGGCGTGCCGGCGGTGCGCAAATATTACGACCCGCAGTTGCAGACCTTCCCGTACCGGCAAATCGCCCAGGAGGCCTTCCTGGCCGGCAATGACCTGCTGATCCTTTCCCAGTTTGCCCTGCATGACAACTGGGCCGAGCAGTTCGAAAATATCAAGGCGACCATCGCTTTCTTCCAGGAGAAATATGTCAGCGACCCCAACTTCCGCGCCCGTGCGGACGAGTCTCTGCGCCGCATCCTGGCCCTGAAACTGCGGCTCTATCCCTCCTTCTCCCCCGACAAAGTGCTGGTGGACCCGGAGGCGGTCGAGGATGTGGTGGGCAAGGGGTTGGGCGTGGTAAGCGATGTGGCCAAACAGGCCCTGACCCTCATCTACCCTGGCCCGGGGGAGCTGGCGGACCGGCTTCCCAGCCCGCCCCTCTCGGATGAACCCATTGTCATCTTTACCGATATGCGGGAGGTGTCGGACTGCTCCGACCGCGCGCTCTGCCCACCCTTTACCCTGCTGGGAGTGGACGATTTCGCGAAGGAGATCTTGAAGCTGTACGGGCCGGCCGGCACCGGCCAGGTACAGCCC harbors:
- a CDS encoding PDZ domain-containing protein, whose amino-acid sequence is NPGNSGGPLLDARGRLIGVNTAIVSPSGASAGVGFAIPVDTVRRVVPVLIEKGYYPHPWIGILGYSITPALARRLDLPVEQGILVARVYSNSPAARAGIRGATRQVVIGNQVVLAGGDILTAINGHPIRDWDSLDAYLEENTVVGDVVTVTLLRDGRERTVQVELAEEPRS
- a CDS encoding Hsp20/alpha crystallin family protein — protein: MSLMRWQPFEELMSLREAMDRLFEESIVWPRSLLAPAAQTFAVDIYETKDDVVVKASLPGVKPEDIEVSVVGDTLTIKGEVKEEKDIKEENYIRKERRYGSFCRSFTLPVSVDADKATAEFENGVLTLTLPKAEEVKPKTIAIKAKK
- a CDS encoding Hsp20/alpha crystallin family protein, giving the protein MSLDRWEPFREFMTLREAMDRLFEESLVNWRRLGVGAGERTMRLPIDAYATDNEIVIMAPVPGVKPEDVEITLEGDTLTIKGEIKPPLENVDYIFQERAYGPFSRTLTLNVPVDAEKAEATFENGILTLTIPKAESVKPKTIKVKSK
- a CDS encoding glycoside hydrolase family 3 protein, whose amino-acid sequence is MLLSILLAGMPAAGFAQPASRAPSADTAVDTIIAGMTVEERVGQLFLVTFMGNQAPPDSDIAELIQSYRVGGVVLLASNGNIVNRGDTPRQTAELVNQLQQLALTAPPLESKYPAVPPAGVVTPTQTITPTGSTHIPLFIAVDHEGDGYPYTRLRNGFTPVPSNMAVGATWSPALAEAIGQVVGAELRAVGINMLLGPSLDVLDTPRPGGRGDMGIRTFGGDPYWVGALGEAYIRGVHLGSAGGIVTVAKHFPGNGGSDRRPDEEISTVNKSLKELYRIELAPFFAVTKEPKLGSPSVTDALMTSHIRYRGFQGNIRQLTRPISFDAQNLPALMQLPEFAPWREAGGLLVSDALGVPAVRKYYDPQLQTFPYRQIAQEAFLAGNDLLILSQFALHDNWAEQFENIKATIAFFQEKYVSDPNFRARADESLRRILALKLRLYPSFSPDKVLVDPEAVEDVVGKGLGVVSDVAKQALTLIYPGPGELADRLPSPPLSDEPIVIFTDMREVSDCSDRALCPPFTLLGVDDFAKEILKLYGPAGTGQVQPDLLTSFSFADLWGYLHPEAGESSPESRKAIEEALGKAQWVVFVTLDIDPIHYPASAALRDFLRESESLLRNKNIIVFALAEPYYLDTTEISKLTAYYGLYSKMPPCIEVAVRTLFQEITPRGASPVSIAGINYDLISITEPDPDQIIQVRLNTPAGSDPAKSVDITVGSTLSLIAGPILDHNGHPVPDGTPVEFRLYYPAESLELPRLRTTTVNGLAEGSVVLERVGQLNVTASSGNAVRSTTLQVVISSNEPAQISTVVPSPTATFTPTHTPPPTPTPRPTATPLPQVTPTEATTAGGTKAGGAAGGRWGALGMTLLALFAMGGIAGLTWALVHHSPITGARLALWLMSGGLAAYVLYVQGLLPAGPPDEESAAWLAPMISAVGGLVVAGIYLSLDRGLRRRISR